One part of the Sphingobacterium sp. LZ7M1 genome encodes these proteins:
- a CDS encoding N-acetylmuramoyl-L-alanine amidase, with protein MNFNKSTKISITFAAVLLPLIFLSGIVHSTEKKNPENNPPQTSQSNKTFKLVVIDPGHGGNLPGARGRTTVEKDITLQVGKRLKEAIEKEMPGVKAMLTRETDVDVPFHERTALANKNHADLFISIHCNSADVDRRVKGKNGRYTTRTIRNPGVSGTETFVCGFNRLQRGESEVAVRENADILFEENYQENYGGFDPNDPSTYIIFSLMKRTYRDKSIRFATHIQNEYVKKGRPNRGVQELSLAVLASAAMPAVLTEIGFISNPDEEQFMASEAGQNEIVGNLVDAIKQYKSNSIAQ; from the coding sequence ATGAATTTCAATAAATCAACAAAAATATCGATTACGTTTGCAGCAGTACTTCTTCCCTTGATTTTCTTGAGCGGTATTGTTCATTCCACTGAAAAGAAAAATCCTGAGAATAATCCTCCTCAAACTTCGCAATCCAATAAAACATTCAAATTGGTCGTTATTGACCCAGGTCATGGTGGTAATCTACCCGGTGCTCGAGGAAGGACCACCGTGGAAAAGGATATTACGCTGCAAGTGGGAAAACGATTGAAAGAAGCGATTGAAAAAGAAATGCCTGGCGTAAAGGCTATGTTGACCCGTGAAACTGATGTGGATGTTCCATTTCACGAAAGGACAGCCTTGGCAAATAAAAACCATGCTGACCTTTTTATCTCTATCCACTGCAACTCGGCCGATGTCGACCGCCGAGTGAAAGGTAAGAACGGGCGCTATACCACCAGGACCATCAGGAACCCTGGAGTAAGTGGTACCGAAACTTTTGTTTGTGGTTTTAACAGGTTGCAGCGAGGAGAATCGGAAGTAGCCGTTAGGGAGAATGCCGATATTCTTTTTGAAGAGAACTATCAGGAGAACTATGGCGGATTTGACCCAAATGACCCTTCTACCTATATTATCTTCTCTTTAATGAAGAGGACATATCGCGATAAGAGTATTCGGTTTGCAACTCATATCCAAAATGAATATGTTAAAAAAGGCCGTCCAAACCGCGGGGTACAAGAATTATCCCTGGCAGTTTTAGCTTCGGCAGCTATGCCAGCTGTACTGACGGAAATCGGCTTTATTTCTAACCCAGATGAAGAACAGTTCATGGCTTCTGAAGCTGGACAGAATGAAATCGTAGGTAATTTAGTGGACGCCATCAAGCAATATAAATCAAATTCAATTGCACAGTAG
- a CDS encoding N-acetylmuramoyl-L-alanine amidase, translating to MIRKIGLLLTCISVVVLASFKPKDLQSDQSGSPRKIKTIVLDPGHGGHDSGAVGRQSKEKDIALQVALKLGKKIQKEFPGIKVIYTRTTDVYPKLYERPALANKHHADLFISIHCNSGGASSRRVKNSRGRYVTQRVLNTSAKGTETLVLGFSRTGDQDVAIRENASILMEENYKENYGGFDPKDPSTYIVFSLMKRKFREQSIRLASYMQDQFAGSSRTDRGVKEQSLAVLATAGMPAVLTEIGFISNPDEERFMMSSAGQESIVTDLFNAINTYRKSIEK from the coding sequence GTGATTCGGAAAATTGGGTTATTGTTGACTTGTATCTCAGTGGTTGTATTAGCGAGTTTTAAACCAAAAGATTTACAAAGCGACCAAAGTGGAAGTCCTAGAAAAATTAAAACAATAGTATTAGATCCTGGGCATGGTGGACATGATTCTGGGGCAGTAGGTAGGCAATCTAAGGAAAAAGACATTGCCCTACAGGTGGCCTTGAAACTGGGAAAGAAGATCCAGAAGGAATTCCCAGGCATCAAAGTGATCTATACACGTACCACGGATGTATATCCTAAACTTTATGAACGTCCTGCATTGGCAAATAAGCATCATGCGGACCTTTTTATTTCCATACACTGTAACTCAGGTGGTGCCAGTAGCCGTAGGGTAAAAAACAGCCGCGGTCGATATGTCACGCAACGTGTTCTGAACACCTCCGCGAAAGGAACCGAAACATTGGTTCTAGGTTTTAGCCGTACCGGTGACCAAGATGTAGCGATCCGTGAGAACGCATCCATCCTAATGGAAGAAAACTACAAAGAAAACTATGGTGGTTTTGACCCTAAAGACCCCTCTACCTACATCGTATTTTCATTGATGAAAAGAAAATTTAGAGAGCAAAGTATCCGTCTTGCATCCTATATGCAAGATCAATTTGCGGGATCTAGCCGTACGGACAGAGGTGTAAAGGAACAATCTTTAGCGGTTTTGGCAACAGCAGGTATGCCGGCAGTATTGACCGAAATCGGATTTATTTCCAATCCAGATGAGGAACGCTTCATGATGTCATCCGCTGGACAAGAATCAATTGTCACCGATTTGTTCAATGCCATAAATACCTACAGAAAAAGCATAGAAAAATAA
- a CDS encoding MlaD family protein: MKISNETKVGALTSIAIAILFIGYSFLKGNNVFSSENTFYTEYDNVDGLAVSKPVLVSGFQIGRVSKLTLQPNGKIRTEFKINNDYDIPSNTVARIVSADLLGSKAIVFELGNSTTMARNGDPLLSDVQANLMEKVEPLQKKIENLVVKLDSVLSGVNSVLDENFQRDFKSSVHSISVSLKNLEKITGDVDGLMGAEKNRLSKILANMESITMNFKNNNEKINSILANLDNLSDDLSKTEIKATVDNANQTMKDVMEITNKINTGDGSLSQLIHDEKLYNNLTNASENLDQLVKDLKENPGKYLKISIFGKKDTK; this comes from the coding sequence TTGAAAATATCTAACGAAACTAAAGTCGGGGCATTAACTAGTATTGCTATTGCAATCTTATTTATCGGTTACAGTTTCCTCAAAGGGAACAATGTTTTTAGCAGCGAAAATACTTTTTATACAGAATATGACAACGTGGACGGCCTAGCGGTTTCTAAACCTGTATTGGTCAGTGGTTTCCAAATTGGCCGCGTTTCTAAACTTACCCTTCAACCGAACGGAAAAATCAGGACTGAATTCAAGATCAACAATGACTATGATATCCCATCCAATACAGTGGCAAGAATTGTAAGTGCCGACCTATTGGGTAGTAAGGCCATCGTCTTTGAATTAGGGAACAGCACCACCATGGCCAGAAATGGAGATCCATTGCTATCGGATGTACAGGCTAACCTGATGGAAAAAGTTGAACCCTTGCAAAAGAAAATCGAAAACTTGGTCGTAAAACTGGATTCCGTATTATCGGGTGTAAACTCGGTATTGGATGAAAACTTCCAAAGAGATTTCAAGAGCAGTGTACATAGTATCTCTGTTTCCTTGAAGAACCTTGAAAAGATTACCGGTGATGTAGATGGATTGATGGGTGCAGAGAAAAACCGCTTGAGTAAGATCCTTGCCAATATGGAGTCCATTACCATGAACTTCAAAAACAACAACGAAAAGATCAATTCCATTTTAGCGAATCTGGATAACCTTTCAGATGACCTTTCAAAAACCGAAATCAAGGCGACCGTTGACAATGCCAACCAAACCATGAAGGATGTAATGGAAATAACCAATAAGATCAATACTGGAGATGGATCACTAAGTCAATTGATCCATGATGAAAAGCTATACAATAACCTAACAAATGCTTCCGAAAATCTGGACCAATTGGTGAAAGACCTGAAAGAAAATCCAGGTAAATACCTGAAGATTTCAATCTTCGGAAAGAAAGACACAAAATAG
- a CDS encoding RNA polymerase sigma-70 factor, whose translation MSHFDKYSDEKLLVLLKDSDPKAFTEIYKRYWDKLLVIASNKLSDILVAEEIVQDIFLDIWKRRQSLKLSDQIERYLAAALKYKVINYRHRLAVEQKFVDYSKRSEDEKFYSMENYLQFEELKTKLEKLVTQLPEKCQLVYKLSREEGLSQKEIAKRLLIAEKTVEAHLTRALKKIKSGLNYIICLFY comes from the coding sequence ATGTCCCATTTTGATAAATATTCCGATGAAAAGTTATTGGTCCTATTGAAAGACAGCGACCCTAAAGCATTTACAGAAATTTATAAAAGGTATTGGGACAAACTTTTGGTTATAGCCAGCAATAAACTTTCCGACATCCTGGTAGCTGAAGAAATAGTCCAGGATATATTCTTGGATATCTGGAAACGGAGGCAGAGCCTCAAACTCAGTGACCAAATAGAAAGATACCTTGCAGCAGCCCTAAAATATAAGGTCATTAATTATAGACATAGACTGGCAGTAGAACAAAAGTTTGTTGACTACAGTAAAAGATCGGAGGACGAGAAGTTCTATTCTATGGAAAACTACCTCCAATTTGAAGAACTCAAGACCAAATTGGAAAAATTGGTTACCCAGCTTCCCGAAAAATGCCAACTGGTCTACAAGTTGAGCCGTGAAGAAGGACTATCCCAAAAAGAAATTGCAAAGCGGCTATTAATTGCAGAAAAGACCGTGGAAGCCCATTTAACCCGGGCACTCAAGAAAATAAAATCAGGCCTCAATTATATCATCTGCTTGTTTTATTAA
- a CDS encoding FecR family protein, whose amino-acid sequence MTEQNRLAELEQKWLNGSISDDEAKEYAAWYNSAQNDPINIPEHIASSKEEHKTRILEGLLAKLEVSNGKILEPKPMWYRNKTYLGIAASLLMILGIASYWFVTDNKTPENTITSQDKKAGTEGLVLSLENGETVEIDSLADGLIASQDGVEIYKKDGAIYYKGEAGKTSFNTAHTPKGRKFEIQLPDGSNVWLNAESTIKYPIEFAENQRKVQVTGEAYFEVAKNENSPFIVETEDQTIQVLGTQFNINSYSNENASRTTLLEGKVKISCQGEEHFLTPNEQITYDRRKEKLAKSEVNAKQSISWVQGYFNFQDSDLAGIMKQIERWYNIEVEFQAGVDQNQTFSGRTSMNQNLSEVLKVLELSGIKTQLQNNKLTVIP is encoded by the coding sequence ATGACGGAACAAAATCGCTTAGCCGAACTGGAGCAGAAATGGCTCAATGGTTCGATTTCTGACGATGAGGCAAAGGAATATGCAGCTTGGTACAATAGTGCCCAGAACGACCCTATTAATATCCCTGAACATATTGCGAGTAGCAAAGAAGAACATAAAACCAGAATCCTAGAAGGTCTATTGGCAAAACTTGAGGTTTCTAATGGCAAAATTCTAGAGCCGAAACCAATGTGGTACAGAAATAAAACCTACCTAGGTATTGCAGCAAGCCTTCTGATGATCCTAGGCATCGCGTCTTATTGGTTTGTTACAGATAATAAAACCCCAGAAAACACAATAACATCTCAAGATAAAAAAGCCGGTACAGAAGGATTGGTCCTTTCTCTAGAAAATGGTGAAACCGTTGAAATCGACTCATTAGCAGACGGACTCATAGCGAGTCAGGATGGCGTTGAGATCTATAAAAAAGATGGGGCCATTTATTATAAAGGCGAGGCCGGAAAGACCTCTTTCAACACCGCCCACACGCCCAAAGGAAGGAAGTTCGAGATCCAACTGCCAGACGGTTCCAATGTCTGGTTAAATGCCGAATCTACCATTAAATACCCAATCGAATTTGCAGAAAACCAACGCAAAGTCCAGGTGACTGGCGAAGCGTATTTTGAGGTTGCTAAAAATGAAAATTCACCATTCATAGTTGAAACCGAAGACCAGACCATTCAGGTTTTGGGAACTCAATTCAACATAAATAGTTATTCAAACGAAAACGCTAGCAGAACGACCCTCTTGGAAGGAAAGGTAAAGATCTCCTGTCAAGGTGAAGAGCATTTCTTAACACCTAACGAACAAATTACTTATGACCGTCGCAAGGAAAAACTTGCCAAATCGGAGGTGAATGCCAAACAATCCATTAGCTGGGTCCAAGGATATTTCAACTTTCAAGATTCAGACTTAGCAGGAATTATGAAACAAATTGAACGCTGGTACAACATTGAAGTCGAATTCCAAGCAGGGGTAGATCAAAATCAAACCTTCTCCGGCCGCACGAGCATGAACCAAAATCTCTCTGAAGTGCTGAAAGTTTTAGAATTAAGTGGAATCAAAACACAGCTCCAGAACAACAAACTTACCGTAATCCCATGA
- a CDS encoding SusC/RagA family TonB-linked outer membrane protein, with amino-acid sequence MNRIKLAIITCLMMLSLPLFAQKVTLNEKNSRLKDVLEKIVEQTNYDLFYSTEILKKSKRVRIKVTDQDLRTVLDEIFHHQTISYSIANNTIVLVPKRPRIVETVIEVNIDQLTRPNLPRMVEGEIRDQAGKPIRGVTIVNNKDPKNSRTISDINGRFNIETSRGDLVTFSCQGYKESTILFRGERNMLVTLYNQVLAVNEVTVEARVKKNLNLNTQIDMTNRSYMNLGQLLQGTVPGLTLQVLPSNKRKIVGITEIGTIQSGQGGGLRKTYYTLDQFLQKFYPNGQRMIDAIENKTSLPGGGDAGRFFIEYSNQASVTLVPELRGSASFGNTEGMMVIIDGFPVEEFPADYPMANVESVEVIKDPKELIKWGPRATAGIILIKTKTGRKNQVNITYNANMYFKPAPKYDMAKLGLASSSDIIDYLKSAATMDLVPGDGDFENLNLAERLFAWRRDNKITEAEFNRRIDSLSILSNEAQVAHLQQNVMSQNHLLSFSGGTPQYMFTLTGTYNNFKSHGLNNNSNTYGVDLKNNFNLLKGKLIANWQINANRTNAQGGANELSIYNLPPAYQMFLDRQGNYIYDQKVLGEVYNNLIMKNGYFNHGINMLEDSRLMNSLSKNTLVQSRLEMKWDLFKGLRWDNSVFYRMTRNNNDRITDRQSSEGRQLFNNYGSPNFGSVDFYVPPGDILNNSQDKYLQWNIRSGLSYSLKIDEHTVTANIGAGGANETRERPGNVTRYGYNKNTGKGSAIFLPAGDKNQGVENFRRLYSSTAALIYPFALLTPSSGDTSIFRNLNWNAGINYDYKEKTINFNANYSEAFSPNYGKEKFATTRTFNSIVGYQFKHKNLPDWLSGVMVSAGLMGNKMPDLPTTIGSNRYRQAEWNNYAIWVNNFIPVPQAGQSSFNIFEELRLNLFGGDLSVYGRYNTMKLSGISPSGSLTDSASFNQRRTLRYFSAGLEGSLRDGTLMFNGTFDRSPEGQKQFNGNISYDIKKESFFTSEGISTLMIGATYQDLSSIQGLGLMMGTNSSAGGGFGLATNSTFSVLPPRNKNIEIYFQFGLNNDRHRIDLRYYNRSDQGITNNIPIPTDPSTGLDNQITFSNIVNKGVEFFYKSDIVRKPKFSYSFAINGAYNLNMAKKIPKTPYSASRQFLTAFREGYSTTNVWGYRWAGLNAEGAPQIYDAKGNITANPDSSVLANDIIYMGATRAPWTGGFMHDITYGKFFARVSFMGSFGGIMRRFIPANSGAQYENSNLISQRWKKPGDEAFTDVPALTNDTGLSIRSFLAQNSSNSFMSANFIRLQEVMVGWEIPKSFLNEKYVKSLRISAHMQNVAVWAKNRYKYDPNNVDTGGRLGLPTPIQYGATLNVIF; translated from the coding sequence ATGAATAGAATCAAATTAGCTATTATCACTTGTTTGATGATGCTTTCCTTACCCTTGTTTGCTCAAAAGGTCACCCTGAATGAAAAAAACAGCAGATTAAAGGACGTACTGGAAAAGATTGTCGAACAGACGAATTATGATCTCTTTTATTCCACTGAAATACTCAAGAAATCAAAAAGAGTACGGATAAAAGTTACGGACCAAGATCTTAGAACCGTATTGGATGAGATCTTCCATCACCAGACCATATCTTATTCCATTGCGAACAATACCATTGTCTTGGTCCCTAAGAGACCTAGGATCGTGGAAACGGTCATTGAGGTCAACATCGATCAACTGACAAGACCTAACTTGCCCCGAATGGTCGAGGGAGAGATTCGAGATCAAGCCGGAAAACCCATTCGAGGAGTGACCATCGTGAACAACAAAGACCCAAAAAACTCCAGGACCATTTCCGACATCAATGGGCGATTTAATATAGAAACCTCCAGGGGCGACTTGGTTACTTTTTCCTGCCAAGGCTACAAAGAGAGTACGATTTTATTTCGGGGGGAAAGAAACATGCTCGTGACGCTGTACAACCAAGTATTAGCGGTAAACGAAGTAACGGTAGAGGCGCGCGTAAAGAAAAACCTGAACCTGAATACCCAGATCGATATGACCAACAGGTCATATATGAACCTTGGTCAGTTACTGCAGGGAACTGTTCCGGGATTGACCTTACAGGTCCTTCCTTCTAACAAAAGAAAGATTGTCGGCATCACCGAAATTGGAACTATCCAATCTGGTCAAGGCGGCGGACTTAGAAAAACCTATTATACATTGGATCAATTCCTTCAGAAATTCTATCCAAACGGGCAAAGGATGATCGATGCCATTGAAAATAAAACCAGCCTTCCGGGTGGTGGAGATGCAGGTAGATTTTTTATCGAGTATTCCAATCAAGCCAGTGTTACCCTAGTTCCGGAACTCAGAGGTTCTGCCAGTTTTGGTAATACAGAAGGGATGATGGTCATTATCGATGGCTTCCCCGTTGAGGAATTCCCAGCGGACTATCCAATGGCAAATGTGGAATCGGTAGAAGTTATCAAAGACCCTAAAGAACTGATCAAATGGGGACCTCGAGCTACAGCAGGTATTATCCTGATCAAGACCAAGACCGGAAGAAAGAACCAGGTCAACATTACATATAACGCCAATATGTACTTTAAACCTGCTCCTAAATACGATATGGCCAAATTAGGATTAGCTAGCTCTTCAGATATTATAGACTATCTGAAAAGTGCTGCAACAATGGATCTTGTCCCGGGAGATGGCGATTTTGAAAACCTAAATTTAGCCGAAAGACTTTTCGCTTGGCGCAGGGACAACAAAATCACCGAAGCAGAGTTCAATCGGAGGATTGACTCGCTTTCGATCCTATCCAATGAAGCGCAGGTGGCTCATCTCCAACAGAACGTGATGTCCCAAAACCATTTATTGTCATTTTCTGGAGGTACTCCTCAATATATGTTTACCCTGACCGGGACCTATAACAATTTCAAATCCCATGGACTCAACAATAATTCCAACACCTATGGGGTTGACTTGAAAAATAACTTCAACCTGTTAAAAGGCAAGTTAATAGCAAACTGGCAGATCAATGCCAACAGGACCAATGCGCAAGGTGGTGCAAATGAACTGTCTATCTATAACCTTCCCCCTGCCTATCAGATGTTCCTGGATCGACAAGGAAACTATATCTATGATCAAAAGGTACTTGGTGAAGTCTACAATAACCTTATCATGAAAAACGGCTATTTCAACCATGGTATCAATATGTTGGAAGACAGTCGCTTGATGAACAGCCTATCCAAAAACACCTTGGTACAAAGTCGTCTGGAAATGAAATGGGATCTGTTCAAAGGCTTACGTTGGGACAACTCCGTATTCTATCGCATGACACGCAACAACAATGACCGAATTACAGACCGACAAAGCAGTGAAGGAAGACAACTCTTTAATAATTATGGGTCACCAAACTTTGGTTCGGTAGACTTTTATGTACCACCGGGAGACATCTTAAACAATAGCCAGGATAAGTATTTACAATGGAATATCCGTTCCGGTCTTAGTTACTCCTTAAAGATCGATGAACATACCGTTACAGCCAATATTGGTGCTGGTGGGGCCAACGAAACCAGGGAAAGACCAGGAAATGTAACCCGTTATGGATACAATAAAAATACTGGAAAAGGTTCGGCAATCTTTCTACCTGCAGGAGATAAAAATCAAGGTGTTGAAAACTTCAGAAGACTATACAGTAGTACTGCAGCCTTGATCTATCCATTTGCTCTATTGACTCCTTCATCAGGTGACACTTCGATCTTTAGGAACTTAAACTGGAATGCAGGAATCAATTACGATTATAAAGAGAAGACCATAAATTTCAATGCTAACTATAGCGAGGCTTTCAGTCCTAACTATGGAAAGGAGAAATTTGCTACAACTAGGACATTTAATTCCATCGTTGGTTACCAATTCAAACATAAAAACCTGCCCGATTGGCTATCAGGTGTTATGGTTTCTGCTGGTCTGATGGGAAATAAAATGCCTGACCTGCCTACTACAATTGGAAGTAACCGATACAGACAGGCAGAATGGAACAACTACGCCATCTGGGTCAATAATTTTATTCCCGTACCCCAGGCTGGCCAATCCTCATTCAATATTTTTGAAGAATTAAGATTGAACCTATTTGGTGGAGACCTATCCGTGTATGGTCGTTACAATACCATGAAATTGAGTGGTATATCCCCTAGCGGAAGCCTGACTGACTCCGCTTCATTTAACCAGCGTCGGACCCTCAGGTATTTCAGTGCGGGATTGGAAGGGTCATTAAGGGACGGAACATTGATGTTCAACGGAACCTTTGATCGCTCCCCAGAAGGCCAAAAGCAATTCAATGGTAATATTTCCTATGATATCAAGAAGGAATCCTTTTTCACTTCTGAGGGGATCAGTACCTTAATGATTGGTGCAACTTATCAAGACCTATCTTCCATCCAGGGTTTGGGATTGATGATGGGAACCAACAGCAGTGCGGGCGGAGGTTTTGGATTGGCGACCAATAGTACCTTTTCCGTTTTGCCACCAAGAAACAAAAACATTGAAATATATTTTCAATTTGGTCTGAACAATGACCGCCATCGAATTGATCTAAGGTACTATAACCGGTCAGACCAAGGAATCACCAATAACATCCCTATTCCTACCGACCCTTCAACAGGACTGGACAATCAGATTACCTTCAGTAACATTGTGAATAAAGGTGTCGAATTCTTCTATAAATCTGACATCGTCAGGAAGCCGAAATTCAGTTATAGTTTCGCCATCAATGGAGCCTATAATTTAAATATGGCCAAGAAGATTCCAAAAACGCCATATTCCGCCAGCAGACAATTTTTAACGGCTTTCCGCGAAGGTTATAGCACGACCAATGTTTGGGGATATCGTTGGGCAGGCCTAAATGCAGAAGGTGCCCCCCAAATCTATGATGCAAAGGGCAACATCACAGCCAACCCAGACTCTTCCGTTTTGGCGAATGATATCATCTACATGGGAGCAACAAGGGCACCATGGACAGGTGGTTTCATGCATGATATTACCTACGGCAAATTCTTCGCCCGTGTATCCTTTATGGGTAGTTTCGGTGGTATTATGCGCCGGTTCATCCCTGCCAATTCGGGGGCTCAATACGAAAATTCTAATTTGATCAGCCAGCGTTGGAAAAAACCTGGCGACGAAGCGTTCACCGATGTCCCTGCGCTGACTAATGATACAGGTTTATCCATCCGTAGTTTCTTAGCTCAGAACTCCAGCAATAGCTTTATGTCAGCCAATTTTATCCGACTCCAAGAAGTGATGGTCGGATGGGAGATCCCAAAGAGCTTTCTTAACGAAAAATATGTAAAAAGCCTGCGCATCTCTGCTCACATGCAAAATGTAGCCGTTTGGGCGAAAAACAGATATAAATATGACCCTAATAATGTGGATACAGGTGGTAGACTTGGTTTACCTACTCCTATTCAATATGGGGCTACACTAAACGTAATTTTCTAA